One window of Dermacentor andersoni chromosome 7, qqDerAnde1_hic_scaffold, whole genome shotgun sequence genomic DNA carries:
- the LOC126535334 gene encoding cystatin-2-like: MSQSAGMIAVLLTALFAVTLAIPGGWSTKQPSSSPKYKELAHFAVAQRVEGLQKYDTVLELTKVETQVVAGVNYRITFTIAGSDCTIGEVEYNAERCPPKDNQAKATCTAVVYERPWEHVRTLTSLNCA, from the exons ATGTCTCAGAGCGCAGGTATGATTGCAGTCCTCCTAACAGCGCTGTTCGCTGTCACCCTCGCAATTCCCGGAGGCTGGTCGACGAAGCAACCCTCGTCGAGCCCGAAGTACAAAGAACTGGCCCACTTCGCTGTGGCTCAGCGCGTTGAAGGTCTGCAGAAGTACGACACAGTTCTCGAGCTCACAAAGGTGGAGACTCAG GTAGTTGCTGGCGTCAACTACCGCATAACCTTCACCATTGCCGGATCTGATTGCACAATAGGTGAAGTTGAGTACAACGCTGAACGTTGCCCACCGAAGGATAATCAG GCAAAGGCAACCTGCACAGCCGTAGTCTACGAGAGGCCCTGGGAACACGTCCGAACCCTCACTTCCCTGAACTGCGCTTGA